A segment of the Solanum lycopersicum chromosome 9, SLM_r2.1 genome:
cttttggtccaaatatgcccttatggacGTTAGTTGTtatgttggacatatccaactcatttttcatttctttaaatgccacatAGAATTGTCATGTCCTTTTGACCttaccacataacatttatatgaaaatcgaaagatattcggactcataaacacctaatccgacccataaatcagctccttttaaattcactatccgacccatttttaacaattttgtttaatttttattattgcgataaatcccgaaaatgagtaattgattaataaaaataaaaaaaaatatgaaaaaaatataaaattaacgccaaaaattcacaaataaatataggaaccttaaatctaacatttcaattttttttaatattttatttttcgataaatctcgaaaatgagtaattgattaataaaaattatgaaaagtatgaaaaaaaatataaattaacgccaaaagttcacaaataaatatagtaacatttCAATCTacaacttttttaatttttatattttttggcaAATCacgaaaatgaataattttttggtaaaaaggaaaaaatatgaaaacaaaataaaaaatatacgtcaaaattcacaaataaatatagtaaacttaaattcaataatttcaataatttttttattttatatttttttcatatttttctattttttatttctgaattttttgcgtaatttttatatttttttcatattttttgttaataaacttatttttgggatttgtcgaaaaattaaaattaaaaaaatgttgaaattgttgaatttaaggttactctatttattttttaatttttgacattaattttataattttttcatactttttattaatcaattactcatttcgGGATTTAtcgaagaaaatatttttttaaaaaaatagtgtttaaattgaatttaaggttactataattatttatgaatttttggcgttaattttatacttttttcatatttacctATTTTTCTAATTAATCAATTTACTCATTTTCgaaatttatcgaaaaaaataaaaattaaacaaaattattgaaaattggtcggataatttatttaaaagagggttgatttatgggtcggattaggtgtttatgagtccGAATATCTTTCCATTTACATATAAGATTTATGTGGTAAGGCCAAAATGACATGTCAATTCCAtgtgacatttaaagaaatgaaaaataagttggATATGTCAAACATGATGACTAACgtccataagggcatatttggactAAAAGTTGGATGGCGAGGGCATcagtgaaccaaactttaaacggagggtatatctagacctttgtgaatagtttaggggcatatttgaccttttttcctattattaaataaaatcctTCCGTTcgtaagcaaaaaaaaaaaaaacttgtcgacttttgaattgacatacctattaagaaaataatgattaacATAATGGATTTACTATTTTACTCcaattaattatgaagtggatgaaAAATTCTACATGTTTCAAAGcaattaatcatttaattgaAGGTATAGTCAGTGACATAGCTAGAAATTTTACGAAGGGGGTCCAAAATTCACATagctaataaaaataatttaaagagtGGATGTACTTAAATTTTGTATACCAAACTACATAACATTAATGAttaatctttttaattaaaatataccaaaatttttaaaatcaaactgCAAAATATTTAGCTTTAATGTTCACATTTATCTGATAGAAAGTGAACtaacaaagaaaaagagagatattTCAGTTTAGAGTGAAATCACGTTTATGCTTCAAGATTTCACAAATATCTGATGACCAACAACGAGAAACGAAAAATAAAGAATAGAATCAAACgaattatattaaaagaaatttatttaaagtattttcatTTTTGGTAGCTTTATGGAATAAATAAATAGGATTTGCTTActaactttaaattaaataattacttttaatttttatttaaatttttaatgaaaagaataGAATTTGCttattaactttaaattaaataattatttttaaattttatttaaatttttatgaaaagaaaaaattaaagtcaAATAATGGGAATCGAACCCGCACACTGCAAATTGCAAAAAACTTAGTAAGAGTTGAACAGCTGAAATCACTAAActagaatttttttgtttttcaatggTGTCCAAAATGTGTTATTGAACcatttaaattattgttttgcTTATAAATACAGTGTAATGCCCCTgggtataataggtaaaaaaaattgttctttcttgatttgttaaaatagacaataatgaggaacaagtataaaacaaaaaaatagacaaataattaaaaaaaaggaagtattttattttaataaggaataatgcacaagtatctaATCAATCTACGTctgaaatctcaaagacacacttatactatattaaggtcctattaccccctaaacttattttattaataattttctaccccttttggCCTGTGtaacactatcttgtgggtcaaACGctgattgaattttttaaagttagTGTCACATAGGCCGAAAATGgcagaaaattacttataaaataaaatcaagggAATAATAGaatcttagtataatataagtgtgtctctgaaattttgggCATAAATTAAGGGAAtgcttgtgcatttttccttttaataaggcagtatttaaaaaaaagataaaattgatttaatttttaattttttatcaataaccTATAACCCTCCCAActcatattatgattttttttttacataatagtGGTTTTGACATCTTTCTACCACTTTTTATTATAGGATGTGTCGAAGGTACACGTTCTAGTTTCtacaattcaattaattttactaGTGACGGTTATTTATATTGAACTCTAGAAAGTTAATCAATAGCTACTAACAATATTCTCTAGACTAGAGTAGATTAAATAATATGCATTGAATGTGTACAACTATTTTTTACTCCATATAACAAGATTACTTAAAGCTACTCCAAGTAATTATTAGAATTATTGTCTTTAATAAATGCATATTCTTAACATGAACTTTCCATTATTATAGTTTAATTAACATTATGTATATAGTTTAGTCCCTAtctatatcaaaaaaataattaaaagtactctttttagtttcatattttccttttacataattaaacaataaatttgTTGACTAATATGCAAAAATTACAGTTATAATACTATTTGTAcgattttaaatatctaaaattaatttaaaatattaaactaatacaatttgattttaaagtttaaattaatttaaaatattaaaataatgcaatttgattttaaatttaaaaattagataaattgattttcaaaaaatataataaaaatggacAGAAGAAATAGTGAAGAacagagagaaagaaaaaagacaGCCAATCATTAAAAGGGATCTCTTTTCTTTGCGCGTCCAATAATTAATGCTTAACAAAAAGGaaagcaaaataaatacaaaaaatgaaagaCGTATATGACTTTGAATATGAGCTGGCATAACATCTGCATGTGGGCAAAATTGTAATTCGAAACACCAAATCCACTTCTAAACCATTTAGTCAATTTACAAGTCCACGTTATCGGTTcgatttatcaatttttaatttgtaattaaatatttattatttatttttaattatttttttatttataaatatttgatagatatattaaatatagttGTCTAAGATTAAttgttaatataaataattaagaaatgattaattattttttttaattttacccttagtaattactctattttattcaattaaaaagttatgtaaacttttgatattattgatatagtagaattatattaatcaaattacatCTTGTATTAAATTTTCCTTGAAATGGAGTGCATGATCTTACGCTTGACAAATAATTGTGGACAAACGGagtatttaattttcatttaattatgtacgaacacaaattaaaaactaataatACAACACAAATTTGTGTTAATTATTGTTGAAGATAAAATAGCTTGAATAATTCCTTCtagaaattcataaattaaattataaaaattataattttctgtCTTTGtcacaattaaatttaaaattgaaaaaatgaaaaataataaaatattaatttatgccgaaaagaaaatatattatactccatctgtttaaaaaaagattatctGATTTGATTtagattctaaattaaaattataccaaatgtattaaaatgttctttaatcttatgatattaaatatgtaacgtaaaattttaaaattaaactattactaaaaaaaaatagatcatCTGTTTTAAATAGATTAAACAGAAAATAGAATATGAAAGAGAGTAATAAAGAGGCAAAGTAGCTAGTTTGTATTACtaaaatgaaatttctatttaaaaaatttaattgataaaatattcaaaaattattgttattatataattaaagataaaataagtatTTCAAATATGAAGTCAAACCCAAACCCTATTGGAAGTAAATGTACCCAGAacaacccgacccgacccgacccgcaGTACTCGTCCTCTTCACACGCTTTTTCTTATCTCCAGCCCTCCAGAAACTCGCATACCTAAATTCTCGCTCGCTCTCTCTATtagcattatatttttttaggctTTGCTTTCTCTCTCTTCACAtccaaaaacaaacaaattttcAAGAATTGGGCTTATTTGAATCTCAATAATCCTCTCAAACAACagcaaaaaatattgaatttggaTTTAGGATTGGGGAATTTCAGGAAGATATCTATGAAATACTAATTTTCTCCTGCAAAATGTTAGGCCCTTTTACTGATTTTGCTCCTTTCTTTGTACCCTTTTCAAAACCCATGTCTCATCTTTCTCTCATCGGCGGTAATCATACATCTGCACGTTTCTGTTCCCGGTAACCCATTCTTTTCACTAAATCCATCTCCTCTCCTCTCCAATCTTTACCCATTCTTTTTTCGTCGAAATACTTACAAAAAGTTCGTTGTAGATATTCATTTCTGAAAACTAAAAGGAGTCATTTTGATGGATCATAGTACGGGGAAACCGGGTTTTTTTAGGAATGTTTTGGTACGTTTATGCCTGTTTTGTGTTGTGATTGTCTGTTGTCGGTTTGCTTATGTGGTGACTCTCAAAGGGGAAACTTGTGACCTCGGCGATTTCTGTTTCTTCTCTTTACCGGAAAATGTCAATGTTATTGCCGGCGTCGGAAAGCTCACTGAGTCTGTATCAGCGGTGATGACTACCGAGAATGCCGTAAAATCTGCTCCCGCGAAGCCCAAACTTCCCGATCTATGGGCAAACAAGGAGTTTCAAAAATCAGCCCAGTTTTACTCTTCGGTGTTTGAGGATCTTGTTGCAGAGGGTTTTTTGAGCCCAAATTCAAAAACTCTTTGCGTTGAAACACCGATGGGTTCTGATGTTTTTGCGTTGAGGGAAATTGGGGTAGCCGATTCCGTTGGGATTTACAAGAAAGGTTCAAAGCCTTTAGTGATTACAGGCAAAGCTGTTAAACAACCCTTTGAAGATGATACGTTCGATTTAATATTTTCCGGTGCCGGAATGATAGACAAGTCACTTAAGCCGGGAGATTTCGCGGCGGAGATTTGCCGGACTCTAAAACCCGAAGGGTATTTAGTTGTCCATACAGGTTCTAATGATACATACAGTTTCAATTCATTCCTTCATTTGTTCAATTGTTGTACATTAATTAAGTCTAGGAATATTGATGGTTTTGATTCGACTATTCGTGAGATCATCATGAAAAAGGATATATTTGTTGAAGAAAAAGTGAGTGATTCCAAGAACAATTGTGGTCATGTTCCTGATTATAAAATGAAACTGATTAGAAAAGCTGAGCCTTTGATTAAAGAGGAACCTAAGAAACCATGGATTACTCTTAAGAAGAATGCACAGAGCATTAAGTACTTGTCATCCATGGCGGATATTAGTTTTAAGCAGAGATACGTGTATGTTGATGTTGGTTCGAGGAGTTATGGTTCAAGCATTGTTAGTTGGTTCAAGAAACAGTATCCTAAGCAAAACAAGACCTTTGATATATATGCTGTTGAGGCTGACAAGACATTCCATGGGCAGTATAAGGAGAAGAAAGGGGTTACATTGTTGCCATATGCAGCTTGGGTTAGGAATGAGACATTATCGTTTGAGATTAATCAAGATCCGGGTCATAAAGATGTGTCGAAAGGAAGAGGAATGGGAAGAATTCAACCTGTTGAATCTTCTAGTGAAGGTGCAAGTGAGGTGGATTTAATCCAAGGTTTTGACTTTGCCGAGTGGTTGATGAGCGCGGTATCAGAGAAGGATTACGTGGTGATGAAGATGGATGTTGAAGGGACCGAATTTGATTTGATCCCGAGATTGATTGAAACGGGGGCGATATGCTTGATTGATGAAGTATTTCTTGAGTGCCATTACAATAGGTGGCAGAAATGCTGCCCTGGGGAGAGGTCTTCAAAGTATCCGAATACGTATAGCCAGTGTTTGGATCTCTTCACTTCTCTAAGAGAAAGTGGAGTTCTTGTTCATCAATGGTGGTAATACAGTCTAGCTCTTTAGTCTTTTTTGTTATACAAGAGGCCAAAAAATTCTCTCTTTTACTTCATATGTATCTACTGTTTGCCCCAATATAAAGAATTACGTTCAATGTGTTTGCTTCTACAACAACTATATTTGTGATTAAATACTATTGCTTATCGAAGATATATTCCTTTTCTCTTTCAATTCATACATCTTTTTGGTCTTTGTCTTCAAGTTTGTTCTTGTTCGACAATTCAAGTATTATAatcttgaataaatgaatgatacttaataatttttaaatagagATAAGAAGATTGAGAGTAACTCAAATAACTAGTTGTAGTAGCACATCTTTACTATTTGGTAACACTGtaaaaatgattatattatataaaaatatgtagtgaaattttacttttttcttatttatcatTGGTCTTTATGAGTTCGTCATATCTTTCAAAACTATCCTATTTTATATTTAGGGAAAATTACGCAATaaagcaaacttatactatttaattatttatcataactatagtttgttataattattattcgtgactaacattatatattaattacgtgggctgacttcgagttcgtataattagtcatgtttgtttatgtataatttgttagtatatacaaatacatatatataattatttatcatatatacatatataatgcaCCTCTGTTCCACTTTCCCctttctcgctcgcctctctcctccctcttccgATCTCACTTGCcctatatacaaatgtatatgtataataaacAATTATACACATACAATTCGCCTCTCTCCTGCTctttgccctctctcgctcttgctcgtctctctcctccctctcctagtctcgctcgcctctctactccctctcccaatctctcttgccatgtatacaaatacatatgtataatacatcattatctaaccaatatacatatacaattcacctttctcccactcttttccccctttctctcgcctctctcctctctctcccagtctcgatCGCCTCTTTCCTTCATATAAAATGTAGCTACAAATTTTAAtcatcaaactatagctatggagagtaattagttatttttaagtggctatatgtgaaagtccttctattatttaactatttaaaagtaattgtatatttattcgTAATATTGTGATCTTTTTATTATAACtctattattgattattttgtttattattagaAAAGTTAAGATTTAGGAGTTTTCTTCTCTATGAGTTTCTTTAATTATGTTTGTAATTGTTTTAAACTATTGATGTATTTAATAAATTTGTATTACTActtgtaaattaaaaatttaaagattcatAGAATTTACGCCTTGCCCTATACTAAGTGAAATGCCTCACGCCTCTGTTCTTTAAGACACTAATTTGTAGAAATTTCTtggaaatgaaatataaatatggATATGCATTGATCGATGTGATTTTATATATCAACggttacatttatttatttataatttataaacacactaaattaataattaaatcaataagaAGATATATTTACTATATAAAACGGAGGAATTAGCATATCTTTCTTAGGGcactaccaaaaaaaaaatctttcttagGGAGTAgcaatgaaatattttgaaggttGTCTGAGGCAACTATTAGAACTAGGTGGACGTTACCTGCCAAAGAGATCATTATTAATTTTCGGTGTAATTATCAAAGTTTGGTGCACATGGAGTTAAATAATTATGTCAACGAGATTAAAAAGGGATCAATTAAGGGGATTTAAAGCCTAATTGGCAGATCTCCGAAATATTACGAATAAAATAGGCATTAGCAAAATGGAAGGTGGAATGATCGgcttttatttaattcattcgTTTTTACTTGtctgtttatttttaaaatagattttttattattatttgttatttttgacgtatcaagaaaagataataatttcttTCCATATTTATCCTTAgaattaaatacttattttccaAGACATTGTTTAATAGGAGAtagtttaataaaatacatatagtattaattattttcttaatgaatGTCTCAAATCAAACGgtgacaaataaaagtaaacgAATAAGTAAAATTCATCTTTTCAATCTCTTGTCAAATTGTATGCTTCACCGTTATGTCATGAAGTGTGCTAGCATTTGTGTGAATATTAAGAGCATATagaatttttggaaaaaaatttataatatttaggaaGATGTCTTAAAAGtctttaaagaatattatagGCATGtcaaaaatattagaaaaaagacttatttataaatatataaaaatttatttgtaattatataaatatgtataagaCAGACCGTCGCTATCCTTTAGAGTGCAAACTCATGGAGTTGAACACCATTTACTCCATAAAGGCCTTATAGAGGCACTTGGAGAGCAGATTGATGCTGAAATGTCTGAGACAACTAGGAATTTGAAGAATCGAAATGATTCCTTTTTTGGTAGAAaaggagatatatatatataaatgccCTCAACAATTAACCCTTCGTTACATTTTGGGTTAAAAAATGCCTCTAGTGTTATCCTAAGAGATTACAAATGCCCTCAACAATTaacacttcaaatttttattggCGTAACAATTCACGTGTGACTAATTCTTCCACCTAAGCATTGCCAACTAGGATCCACTACAGTAGAGCTAAACCTTTAGCAGCGACAACAGTCGCCAACAAAGCCCGGAAAATCGTCACTAAAACTTTTTAACATTTAACTCTtaactttgtattttttttcattgtttttaaaaagtcaaaaataatattgattaaGTAGGAGTTTGAAGACAttctatgttttatttttatgtcatatgtaaatgtataaaatgtactgATGCATTATATAGTAGGAGATTTGATCGAGAAGTAAAGGTCAAGTTCTTTTGTAGTGAATCTTAATTGGCAATGCTTAGGTGGAGAGACTAGTCCTATGTGGCTTGCCACGTCACTAAAAAATTGGAGTGTTAACTCTGGAGGATATTAGTGGTCTCCTGTGATAACAGTGGGGTATTTTTGATCCCAAAATGTAATGAAGGGTATAAACGATCTATTTGCATAGTTCGAGAGCAATTTCGATCCTTTTCCGTAGTATTTAAGTTTCCAAGCATTGCAAGCTTAGTACAAGTAGATAGTGTAATACTTTTAGTAGTTGCAACTCCATTTTGATCAGCTTGCAAAATACGTGGGCATCTTCTGGGGCTGCTTCCAGTATACAAGTAACATTATTTACTTCTAATAAACTTTCTTCCTTCGCCAAAGAGTCTGCTAAACGATTTCCTTGCCGAAAGTTATGGCATATTACCGGATTCCCCAACCTCCTTAATAGCGCTCTGCAAGATTCCACAATAGACTGCTAGTTAGGATGAGCATAGTGGAAAAGGTCAATTACCTCTGTAAAGTCAACTTCCACTTCCAAAGAAGTAATGTGTTTATCAAGGACAAGTTCTAGTCCAGTATGGAGAGCTTCCAGTTCAGTCATCACATGATATaagcataaatttttttacaaaagcCAACAACCCTATTGCCAACGGAATCCCTAAGAACCCCACTGATGCTACCTGTGTGAGAACCTTGGAGGAATGCACCATCAGTATTCAATTCAAAAACATTTGCAGCTGGGGAAGCCAACGAACAGAGCTATTTTGCTTAGCGGGGATTAACGGAGATGAGTCAGtcattaaattaaattctttaGCTCACATACTGATTTCGGAAGGGGAAATGTAATCTTGAGCAAATAAATTTGGTCGAAAGACCTGTTGATTCCGATGTATCCAGATATGCCAAAGTGTGAAAGGAAAGAAGTCTTTCCAATGCAGGTTTGTGTCACTGAGGGAGACATCCATATCATAAATATTCCGGAGCCAATGGGTAGGTGTATTCATGATGTAGTGTATATTTAAGCCTAGGTCAAGCAAGAAATTCCTAACTACGAAGCAATTCAAGAACGTATGCTCGATAGTTTCAGGAGACTTATGACAAACAGGGAAAGAGGGATCAATACTTAATCCTATGTGATGAAGGTAACTATTCGTAGGCATCTGTTGTGTGAGCAAAGCCATAGAAATATCTTAATTTTGTTAAGCGTATTGAGAGACCAAACCCAACCAAAAGGTGTAATTAGGCACGTCAACCGGTTTAAGAAGTTTTCGCGCAGATTTAATAGAGAAAATCACATTAGCTTATAGAGACCAGTAAGGCACATCGTACGTATGTTGCTTTGGATAAATAGCTTGGGCTATGTTCATAATATCAATGGGCATGGTTAGGGATAAACTATCCCAATTCCACCTATTGCCAGTCCACAAATTAGCTAGCTTAAGGAGATATTCAATGCTTTCTTAGGGTCCTTGAATGATATTACGCAGGGGTGGAGTGTGAGGAATCCAACTATGCTGCCAAAGGTCTATGGCTCGTCCAGTATCTACCGGCCACGCTAATCCACGAGCACAGAGCTTCCTGCCTCTGAGAATATTATTCCAGATAAAAGAGATGGAGGAGGTTGAGGATATAGAGCCATACTTATTGATAAGGGTATGAGCCCACACGGAGTTAGGATTAACAAGGATTCACCAAGTGAGGCTGGCAACAATAGGGAGGTTTTTATCGTGGGCCTTGGATAGACCAAGCTCACCTTTCTGTTTGGGGAAGGGTCATCGTATCCCAATTAATATAATGCAACTTTCTCTTAAGGGTGGTGGATCCCCAAAGAAAATTTCGCTGGATCTTATCTGTGTCTTTACAAATCTTTTTAGGTAGAATGAAGTATTGCATGGTATAGGCTTGAATAGCATCAACGGTTGAATTGATGAGAGTCCTACGGCCAGCCTGACTGAGGAAATTCATCTTCCAGTTAGAGAGTTTGGCCTTCATGTTATCAATGATATGGAGAAAATGGGAGGGTTTAAGATTTTTGTTAAGGATAGGAAAACCTAAATATTTTCC
Coding sequences within it:
- the LOC101267731 gene encoding uncharacterized protein, whose product is MDHSTGKPGFFRNVLVRLCLFCVVIVCCRFAYVVTLKGETCDLGDFCFFSLPENVNVIAGVGKLTESVSAVMTTENAVKSAPAKPKLPDLWANKEFQKSAQFYSSVFEDLVAEGFLSPNSKTLCVETPMGSDVFALREIGVADSVGIYKKGSKPLVITGKAVKQPFEDDTFDLIFSGAGMIDKSLKPGDFAAEICRTLKPEGYLVVHTGSNDTYSFNSFLHLFNCCTLIKSRNIDGFDSTIREIIMKKDIFVEEKVSDSKNNCGHVPDYKMKLIRKAEPLIKEEPKKPWITLKKNAQSIKYLSSMADISFKQRYVYVDVGSRSYGSSIVSWFKKQYPKQNKTFDIYAVEADKTFHGQYKEKKGVTLLPYAAWVRNETLSFEINQDPGHKDVSKGRGMGRIQPVESSSEGASEVDLIQGFDFAEWLMSAVSEKDYVVMKMDVEGTEFDLIPRLIETGAICLIDEVFLECHYNRWQKCCPGERSSKYPNTYSQCLDLFTSLRESGVLVHQWW